The Bacillus vallismortis genome window below encodes:
- the deoC gene encoding deoxyribose-phosphate aldolase encodes MSLANKIDHTALKPHTQKAEILTLIEEAKTYKFASVCVNPTWVQLAAKELEGTGVDVCTVIGFPLGANTTETKAFETKDAISKGATEVDMVINIAALKDKEDDIVEADIRGVVEAAAGKALVKVIIETCLLTDEEKERACRLAVSAGADFVKTSTGFSSGGATKEDIALMRKTVGPDIGVKASGGVRTKEDVDTMVEAGASRIGASAGVSIVKGEHASGGDNY; translated from the coding sequence ATGTCATTAGCTAACAAAATTGATCATACAGCTTTGAAACCGCATACACAAAAAGCGGAAATTCTAACATTAATTGAAGAAGCGAAAACATACAAGTTTGCTTCTGTATGTGTCAATCCGACATGGGTGCAGCTTGCTGCAAAAGAGCTTGAGGGAACTGGAGTTGACGTTTGTACGGTCATCGGCTTCCCGCTCGGTGCCAACACAACTGAAACAAAAGCGTTCGAAACAAAAGACGCGATTTCAAAAGGCGCCACTGAAGTGGACATGGTCATTAACATTGCCGCTTTGAAAGACAAAGAAGATGACATAGTTGAAGCGGACATCCGCGGTGTGGTGGAAGCTGCAGCCGGAAAAGCGCTTGTCAAAGTCATTATCGAAACATGCCTTCTGACTGATGAAGAAAAAGAACGAGCATGCCGTTTAGCGGTTTCTGCGGGAGCGGATTTCGTGAAAACATCAACAGGCTTCTCATCCGGCGGCGCAACGAAGGAAGATATCGCCTTAATGCGCAAAACTGTAGGCCCTGATATCGGCGTGAAAGCATCCGGCGGCGTCAGAACGAAAGAAGATGTAGACACAATGGTCGAGGCGGGTGCGAGCCGAATCGGCGCAAGCGCAGGCGTTTCCATTGTAAAAGGGGAACATGCATCTGGCGGAGACAACTATTAA
- the deoR gene encoding DNA-binding transcriptional repressor DeoR gives MDREKQQLSIEAARLYYQSDYSQQQIAEQLNISRPTVSRLLQYAKAKGFVQIRVMDPFEDLDALGSMLEEKYGLLEAHVVFSPTPDYAGITHDLSRYGAEYMHETVKDGDIVGVSWGTTMYQIAQNMQPKQVKGVEVVQLKGGISHSRVNTYSAETIQLFAEAFQTMPRYLPLPVVFDHADVKQMVEKDRHIERIIEMGKQANIALFTVGTVRDEALLFRLGYFNEEEKALLKRQAVGDICSRFFDAKGNICSTAINDRTIGVELEDLRLKERSILVAGGSRKVSSIHGALTGKYANVLIIDQHTARALVNDL, from the coding sequence ATGGATCGGGAAAAACAGCAATTAAGCATAGAAGCGGCAAGGCTATACTATCAGTCTGACTACAGTCAGCAGCAAATTGCTGAGCAGCTCAACATTTCAAGGCCGACCGTTTCCCGGCTGCTGCAATATGCAAAAGCAAAAGGGTTTGTCCAGATTCGCGTCATGGACCCTTTTGAGGATTTGGATGCACTCGGTTCCATGCTTGAAGAAAAATACGGGCTTCTCGAGGCGCATGTTGTGTTTTCTCCGACCCCCGATTATGCAGGAATTACACATGACCTAAGCCGCTATGGTGCAGAATATATGCATGAAACGGTGAAAGACGGCGACATTGTCGGCGTCAGCTGGGGAACCACCATGTATCAAATCGCGCAGAACATGCAGCCGAAGCAGGTTAAAGGCGTCGAGGTCGTCCAGCTGAAAGGCGGTATCAGCCATTCCCGGGTGAACACGTATTCCGCTGAAACGATTCAGCTGTTTGCAGAGGCCTTTCAAACGATGCCGCGCTATCTCCCGCTTCCCGTCGTATTTGATCATGCCGATGTAAAGCAAATGGTGGAGAAAGACCGTCATATCGAGCGGATCATCGAGATGGGCAAGCAGGCGAATATCGCTCTCTTCACGGTGGGAACGGTCCGTGACGAAGCGCTGTTATTCAGGCTCGGGTATTTTAATGAAGAAGAGAAAGCCTTGCTGAAAAGACAGGCCGTCGGCGATATTTGTTCACGCTTTTTTGATGCGAAAGGAAATATTTGCAGCACAGCCATCAATGACCGGACCATCGGCGTTGAGCTTGAAGACTTGAGGTTGAAGGAACGCTCAATTTTAGTGGCCGGCGGAAGCAGAAAAGTGTCTTCCATACACGGAGCGTTAACCGGAAAATATGCCAATGTTTTAATCATTGACCAGCATACCGCAAGGGCGCTTGTTAATGATTTGTGA
- a CDS encoding DUF1206 domain-containing protein, with amino-acid sequence MAVKDECMSKIKQETKPWIKQFGRLGYFAFGGVFILLGILACMTAAGAGGAKDSSGAFQTLSRMPYGSILLLLIGVGLIGYVIWMVLSALKDTEGYGTSRRGLSRRTGNFFSAAVYASIAWNALRFVFGQGTGGTSEQTWSAYVLAQPFGQWLTGVTGAVFILFAIVQFVKGVRAAFMKEFDTSKMNKQMICIAKNTGRAGHIARAIIFSAIGYFLIKTAITADPDDTRGFDGALAELAQQPHGKMILCILAFGLILYGMYAIMKGIYQHMAWEK; translated from the coding sequence ATGGCCGTGAAAGACGAGTGCATGTCAAAAATCAAACAGGAAACCAAGCCTTGGATTAAGCAATTCGGGAGGCTTGGTTATTTTGCATTCGGCGGCGTTTTTATCCTGCTCGGGATCTTAGCATGTATGACGGCAGCAGGGGCGGGCGGCGCGAAAGATTCGAGCGGAGCGTTTCAAACGCTATCACGTATGCCGTATGGATCAATCTTGCTTTTGCTCATTGGCGTCGGTCTCATCGGCTATGTGATATGGATGGTGCTGAGCGCGCTCAAGGACACAGAGGGCTACGGAACAAGCAGGCGCGGCCTGTCACGGAGAACGGGAAACTTTTTCAGCGCCGCCGTTTACGCATCCATTGCTTGGAATGCCTTGCGATTTGTGTTTGGCCAAGGAACCGGCGGCACTTCAGAACAGACGTGGTCCGCTTATGTATTGGCGCAGCCGTTCGGCCAATGGCTCACAGGGGTTACGGGTGCGGTTTTTATCCTATTTGCGATTGTTCAATTTGTGAAGGGTGTCCGGGCTGCATTTATGAAAGAATTCGATACGTCAAAAATGAACAAACAGATGATATGCATCGCAAAAAACACCGGACGCGCAGGCCATATCGCCCGGGCTATTATTTTCTCAGCTATCGGTTATTTTCTCATTAAGACCGCTATCACCGCTGACCCTGACGACACAAGAGGCTTTGACGGCGCGCTCGCCGAACTCGCGCAACAGCCGCATGGCAAAATGATTTTATGTATTTTGGCGTTCGGGCTGATCTTATATGGAATGTACGCCATTATGAAAGGCATTTATCAGCATATGGCATGGGAGAAGTGA